A single window of Eucalyptus grandis isolate ANBG69807.140 chromosome 1, ASM1654582v1, whole genome shotgun sequence DNA harbors:
- the LOC104450714 gene encoding uncharacterized protein LOC104450714 → MAFSFIFDLWNKWNIRGILILSLSFQVFLILCAPLRKKISNTLIVFFLWLAYLMADWLATFGIGYISHSQGKSFDHAAKVDIALQAFWTSFLLLHLGGPDTITAFSLQDSSLWQRHLLSLFFQVSVSIYVFVQTFSSDKSLVIPTILIFFAGVIKNVERILALFLSSLPIFRVIGALGKQDVALSELKKELDVLECGHSNEERAKLAESIVVKHAYFFFNIFKASVDFVWLRKNRHVSCKYFHKVCAIDALRLISVELNFMYEVLHTKALVIRSKWSYIFRFIAFIEITVAFVLFHRFKKHQLPKFDVTITYILLLGGIALDVIALFIFVFSDWTIAKIMHHKTRPFEPDSFLLKLISAMADLWKPRLTTRKVESKANATYQVLGTPFIFQRWSESISACNFFSECLTVRLKNMDKMKELHKFNKMDKSKKMDKLKKMDEGVQCWDVIIFMFDAIIFMFHGFYKIFIYLFRLSCRTFIEGELPILILIPKRRLKNPFINKLWTFIFEEVRRKSVYARNPIETRMVFEARGNLFLQGRPEAVDLLEFVTKPTYDISVILWHIATEICYRQENLTKRNDEREFSKILSDYMFYLLLNQPKLMSPVAGNAQLNIGVSINNLVIYIYDEDVKDFKDVEQLCEALYKAVKVEVVDWTGPLDSFYSIELGVALVRKMESFGERKWKVMSGVWVEMLSYAAGHVKEEAHLQVLSKGGELLTFVWLLMTHFGCVYKPEWGTTMDYLFDEESETELKDENGNQEEDVSTVEAELV, encoded by the coding sequence ATGGCATTTAGCTTCATTTTCGATTTGTGGAACAAATGGAACATTCGAGGCATCCTCATACTGAGCCTCTCGTTTCAGGTCTTTCTCATTCTATGTGCACcccttagaaagaaaatatcaaacacCCTCATTGTTTTCTTCTTATGGTTGGCCTACTTGATGGCTGATTGGCTAGCTACATTCGGGATTGGATACATCTCTCATAGCCAAGGCAAGTCATTCGATCATGCTGCTAAAGTAGACATAGCACTTCAGGCATTCTGGACCTCATTTCTATTGTTACACCTTGGTGGTCCAGACACCATTACTGCCTTCTCTTTACAAGATAGTTCACTTTGGCAACGGCACCTGCTTAGTCTCTTCTTCCAAGTTAGTGTTTCCATCTATGTTTTTGTGCAAACATTTTCCAGTGACAAGTCATTAGTGATCCCAACGATATTGATATTTTTTGCCGGGGTCATAAAAAATGTGGAGAGGATACTTGCACTTTTTCTCTCAAGCCTCCCAATATTCAGGGTAATAGGGGCCCTAGGGAAGCAAGATGTTGCACTGTCGGAGTTAAAGAAAGAACTCGATGTTCTAGAGTGTGGACATTCTAATGAAGAAAGAGCAAAGCTTGCTGAGAGTATTGTGGTGAAGCATGCTTACTTCTTCTTTAATATCTTTAAGGCCTCCGTGGATTTTGTATGGCTACGTAAAAACCGCCATGTAAGCtgcaaatattttcacaaaGTTTGTGCAATAGATGCATTAAGGTTGATATCAGTCGAACTCAATTTCATGTATGAGGTGCTCCACACAAAAGCGTTGGTAATACGTTCCAAGTGGAGTTACATTTTCCGCTTCATAGCCTTCATTGAGATTACGGTGGCTTTTGTCTTGTTCCATCGCTTCAAGAAGCATCAGCTCCCCAAATTTGATGTGACAATTACCTATATCCTTCTTTTGGGAGGGATTGCTCTTGATGTGATAGCTTTGTTCATATTCGTTTTCTCCGATTGGACTATTGCCAAAATCATGCACCACAAAACAAGACCATTTGAACCAGATTCATTTCTTCTCAAGTTAATATCCGCCATGGCTGACCTGTGGAAGCCTCGACTCACCACACGTAAAGTTGAGTCTAAAGCCAATGCTACATATCAGGTCTTAGGTACACCATTTATATTTCAAAGGTGGTCAGAATCCATCTCTGCTTGCAACTTTTTCTCTGAATGTTTGACAGTGAGGTTGAAAAATATGGACAAGATGAAAGAGCTGCATAAGTTTAACAAGATGGACAAGTCGAAAAAGATGGACAAGTTGAAAAAGATGGACGAGGGCGTTCAGTGCTGGGACGTCATCATCTTTATGTTCGACGCCATCATCTTTATGTTCCATGGATTTTACAAGATATTCATCTATCTTTTCCGTCTAAGTTGCAGGACATTCATCGAAGGGGAATTACCAATCCTTATACTGATTCCCAAGCGCAGGCTCAAGAATCCCTTTATTAATAAGTTATGGACGTTTATCTTCGAGGAGGTGAGACGTAAATCTGTATATGCGCGTAATCCGATAGAGACGAGGATGGTATTTGAAGCTAGAGGTAATCTGTTTCTCCAAGGTAGACCGGAGGCAGTTGATCTTTTAGAGTTTGTCACCAAGCCTACTTACGACATCAGTGTTATATTGTGGCATATTGCTACCGAAATCTGCTATAGACAAGAgaatttgacaaaaagaaatgatgaaagggaattCAGCAAGATCCTTTCTGACTACATGTTTTATCTTTTACTTAATCAGCCTAAACTGATGTCCCCTGTGGCAGGGAATGCCCAACTCAACATAGGAGTGTCAATAAACAatttagttatatatatatatgacgaGGATGTCAAGGATTTCAAGGATGTGGAGCAGCTGTGCGAGGCACTCTACAAGGCTGTTAAAGTCGAAGTCGTGGATTGGACAGGCCCGCTCGACTCGTTCTACTCGATCGAGCTGGGGGTCGCATTGGTCCGTAAGATGGAAAGCTTCGGGGAAAGGAAGTGGAAAGTGATGAGTGGAGTATGGGTTGAGATGCTGTCATATGCGGCAGGTCATGTCAAGGAAGAGGCACATTTACAGGTGTTGAGCAAAGGTGGAGAGCTTCTTACCTTTGTTTGGCTGTTGATGACTCATTTCGGTTGTGTCTACAAACCTGAATGGGGCACCACTATGGATTATTTGTTTGACGAGGAATCGGAAACAGAGCTCAAAGATGAAAACGgaaatcaagaggaagatgtTAGTACAGTGGAAGCAGAACTCGTCTAA